Part of the Pseudomonas sp. Leaf58 genome is shown below.
CGGCCAGTTCGACGAGCACCTGCGCCTGATCGAACAACGCCTGGCCATCGAGATCCGCAACCGCGGCAATCAGTTCGAACTGATCGGCGAACCCAAGACCACCTCTGCTGCCGAGCAACTGTTGCGCCGTCTCTACCGTGAGACCAAGGCCACCGAACTGTCGCCGGAAACCGTGCACCTGTATCTGCAGGAGTCGTCCGTCGAGAACATCGACAACCCGGCGGTCAACGAGGTCAGCGTGTCGCTGCGCACACGCAAGGGCAACATTCGCCCGCGCGGTGTCAACCAGCAACGCTACGTCCAGGAAATCCTGGCCAATGACATCAACTTCGGCATCGGCCCAGCCGGTACCGGCAAGACCTACCTGGCCGTGGCCTGCGCCGTAGACGCGTTGGAGCGTGAACAGGTGCGTCGTATCCTGCTGGTGCGCCCGGCGGTCGAAGCGGGCGAAAAGCTCGGCTTCCTGCCCGGCGACCTGGCCCAGAAGATCGACCCGTACCTGCGCCCGCTGTACGACGCCCTGTACGAAATGCTCGGCTTTGAACACGTGGCCAAGCTGATCGAGCGCCAGGTGATCGAAATTGCCCCGCTGGCCTACATGCGTGGCCGCACCCTGAACAACAGCTTCATCATTCTTGACGAAAGCCAGAACACCACGTTGGAACAGATGAAGATGTTCCTCACCCGTATCGGTTTTGGCTCCACCGCAGTCATCACCGGTGACATCACCCAGGTCGACCTGCCCCGTGGCACCAAGTCGGGCCTGGCGCATGTCATCGAGGTGCTGAGAGACGTTCCGGGGATCAGCTTCACCCACTTCCAACCCAAAGATGTGGTTCGTCACCCACTGGTGCAGCGCATTGTCGAGGCCTACGACCGCTTCGATGCCCGCCAGGCCAAGCCCGAGGCGCCCGGCAAAGATGCTTGAACTCGATATTCAACGGGCCACGGATGCCGCCGCCCCCGATGACACTGCCTTCCGCCGCTGGTGCGAACTGGCCCTGCGCCAGCGCAGCGCCGACTCGGAAATGACCATTCGCTTGGTTGACGAAGCCGAAGGCCGCGAGCTGAACCACACCTATCGGCACAAGGACTACGCGACCAATGTGCTGTCGTTCCCGGCTGATGTGCCCGATGAGCTGCTCGATATCCCGCTGCTGGGCGACCTGGTGATCTGCATACCCGTGGTCGAGCGCGAAGCCGCCGAACAGGGCAAGTCGCCCGAAGCACACTGGGCACATTTGGTCATTCATGGTTGCCTGCACCTGCTCGGTTACGACCACATCGAAGATGAGGAAGCCGAGGAAATGGAAGGCCTGGAACGGGAATTGCTGGCAGAACTGGGTCACCCCGACCCGTACGCCGACGATGAAACCGACACAATCACACACTGATACACGAAGGATCACGAGAACCGCCATGAGCGAAGATCGATCGAGCAACGGGCAAAAGTCCTGGTTGGGTAAACTGACCCAGGCTTTTGCCCATGAGCCGAAAAACCGCCAGGAGCTCCTTGAGCTGCTGCGCGAAGCCCATCAAAACAAGCTGCTGGACAGCGAAGCGCTAACCATCGTCGAAGGCGCCATCCAGGTCGCTGACCTGCAGGTTCGCGACATCATGGTGCCGCGTTCGCAGATGATCAGCATCAAGGCCAGCCAGTCGCCACGCGAGTTCCTGCCGGCAGTGATCGATGCCGCGCACTCGCGCTACCCGGTGATCGGCGAAAGCCATGACGATGTGCTCGGGATCCTGCTTGCCAAAGACCTGCTGCCGCTGATCCTCAAAGAAAATGGCGACAGCTTCAACATCAAGGACCTGCTGCGCCCGGCCACCTTCGTGCCCGAGTCCAAGCGCCTGAACGTGCTGCTGCGCGAGTTCCGCGCCAACCACAACCACATGGCCATCGTCATCGACGAGTACGGCGGTGTAGCGGGCCTGGTGACCATCGAAGACGTGCTGGAGCAGATCGTCGGTGACATCGAGGATGAGCACGACGTCGAGGAAGACAGCTACATCAAGCCGCTGCCCAGCGGTGACTTCCTGGTCAAGGCACTGACCCCGATCGACAACTTCAACGAGTTCTTCGACAGCGCGTTCTCCGATGACGAGTTCGACACGGTCGGCGGCCTGGTGATGAGCGCCTTCGGCCACCTGCCCAAGCGCAACGAAACCACCGAGATCGGGTCCTACAAGTTCCGTATTCTCAATGCCGACAGCCGGCGGATACACTTGCTGCGCCTGACACCGATCACCCGTTAAGGACAAACATGCGTTGGATCACCCGCCCCGGCTGGCCCGGTAACCTGCTGGCCCTGGCGGCCGGTGCCTCCACCCTACTGGCCCTGGCGCCATTCGACATCTGGCCGCTGGCCTTGCTGTCCATCGCCATGCTCTACCTTGGCCTGCGCGAGCTCAGCCCGCGCCAGGCCATGTGGCGTGGCTGGTGGTTCGGCTTTGGCCTGTACGGCGCTGGCACCTGGTGGATCTACGTCAGCATGAACACCTACGGCGGCGCCTCGCCGCTGCTGGCGACACTGCTGCTGTTGGCGTTCTTTGCCGCCCTGGCCTGGTTCTTCGCCCTGCCAACCTGGCTGTGGGCCCGCTGGTTGCGGCGCAACGAAGCGCCCTTGGCCGACGCCCTGTGCTTTGCCGCCCTGTGGCTGCTGCAAGAGGCCTTCCGTGGCTGGTTCCTAACCGGTTTCCCTTGGCTCTACGCCGGCTACAGCCAGCTGGACGGCCCACTGGCAGGCCTGGCACCGCTGGGTGGCGTGTGGCTGGTGTCCTTCGTCCTGGCCTTGAGCGCCGCCCTGCTGTGCAACCTGCAGCGCCTGCGCGCGCGCCCCTCGTTCCTGGCCGTGGCCTGCCTGCTGTTGCTGGCCCCGTGGGTACTGGGCTTGGCCCTCAAGGGCCATGCCTGGACTACGCCGGCCGGCGACCCACTGAAGGTGGCGGCCATCCAGGGCAATGTCGAACAGGATCTGAAATGGGACCCCGCGCACATCGACGCGCAATTAGCGCTGTACCGCGACCTGAGTTTCAGCTCCAAGCCGGTAGACCTGCTGATCTGGCCAGAAACCGCAGTGCCGGTGCTCAAGGACCAGGCCCAAGGCTACATCGATGTGATGGGCCGGTTCGCTGCCGAACGGCATTCGGCGCTGATCACTGGCGTACCCGTGCGTGAAGTGGTGCACCACCAGCGCCGCTACTACAACGGCGTCACCGTCACCGGTGAAGGCGACGGCACCTACCTCAAGCAGAAGCTGGTGCCGTTTGGCGAGTATGTGCCGTTGCAAGACATGCTGCGCGGCGCCATCGAGTTCTTCAACCTCCCCATGTCGGACTTCGCCCGCGGGCCGGAAGACCAGCCGCTGC
Proteins encoded:
- the ybeY gene encoding rRNA maturation RNase YbeY, producing the protein MLELDIQRATDAAAPDDTAFRRWCELALRQRSADSEMTIRLVDEAEGRELNHTYRHKDYATNVLSFPADVPDELLDIPLLGDLVICIPVVEREAAEQGKSPEAHWAHLVIHGCLHLLGYDHIEDEEAEEMEGLERELLAELGHPDPYADDETDTITH
- a CDS encoding PhoH family protein; translated protein: MNAPIQPHRFILEPFEAHRFANLCGQFDEHLRLIEQRLAIEIRNRGNQFELIGEPKTTSAAEQLLRRLYRETKATELSPETVHLYLQESSVENIDNPAVNEVSVSLRTRKGNIRPRGVNQQRYVQEILANDINFGIGPAGTGKTYLAVACAVDALEREQVRRILLVRPAVEAGEKLGFLPGDLAQKIDPYLRPLYDALYEMLGFEHVAKLIERQVIEIAPLAYMRGRTLNNSFIILDESQNTTLEQMKMFLTRIGFGSTAVITGDITQVDLPRGTKSGLAHVIEVLRDVPGISFTHFQPKDVVRHPLVQRIVEAYDRFDARQAKPEAPGKDA
- a CDS encoding HlyC/CorC family transporter gives rise to the protein MSEDRSSNGQKSWLGKLTQAFAHEPKNRQELLELLREAHQNKLLDSEALTIVEGAIQVADLQVRDIMVPRSQMISIKASQSPREFLPAVIDAAHSRYPVIGESHDDVLGILLAKDLLPLILKENGDSFNIKDLLRPATFVPESKRLNVLLREFRANHNHMAIVIDEYGGVAGLVTIEDVLEQIVGDIEDEHDVEEDSYIKPLPSGDFLVKALTPIDNFNEFFDSAFSDDEFDTVGGLVMSAFGHLPKRNETTEIGSYKFRILNADSRRIHLLRLTPITR
- the lnt gene encoding apolipoprotein N-acyltransferase, which codes for MRWITRPGWPGNLLALAAGASTLLALAPFDIWPLALLSIAMLYLGLRELSPRQAMWRGWWFGFGLYGAGTWWIYVSMNTYGGASPLLATLLLLAFFAALAWFFALPTWLWARWLRRNEAPLADALCFAALWLLQEAFRGWFLTGFPWLYAGYSQLDGPLAGLAPLGGVWLVSFVLALSAALLCNLQRLRARPSFLAVACLLLLAPWVLGLALKGHAWTTPAGDPLKVAAIQGNVEQDLKWDPAHIDAQLALYRDLSFSSKPVDLLIWPETAVPVLKDQAQGYIDVMGRFAAERHSALITGVPVREVVHHQRRYYNGVTVTGEGDGTYLKQKLVPFGEYVPLQDMLRGAIEFFNLPMSDFARGPEDQPLLQAKGYQIAPYICYEVVYPEFAAGLAARSDLLLTISNDTWFGTSIGPLQHLQMAQMRALEAGRWMIRATNNGVTALIDPFGRITTQIPQFQQAVLYGEVVPMQQLTPYLQWRSWPLAIVCALLLGWALLAGRIAKTV